The Couchioplanes caeruleus sequence TCGGCGGCAGCGCCCTGGAGAACGTGCGCCAGGCCGCCGGCGTGGTCAAGGGCCGCGGTGCGTGCAGCCACCCGGACGGCACCTCGCGCTTCGCCCTCTCCGCGCTCGAGGTCTTCGCCCGCGACGTCGAACTGCACGCCAACGGCGAGGGCTGCGGCAAGCAGGTACGGGGCATCCTGCCGCTGCCGTACCACCAGCAGCAGGGCGCGCGGAAGCTGGCGCTGGACTGGTCGCGGTGCGACGGGCACGGGCTCTGCTCGGCGGTCGCGCCCGAGATCATCCGGCTGGACGCGAACGGCTTCCCCGCGTTCCCGCAGACCCCGCTGCCGCCGTGGCTGGAGAACGGCGCGCGCAAGGCCGTCAACGTCTGCCCGGCCCTGGCGCTGCGGCTCACGGAGGCGGGCAAGAAGTGAGAGTCAGGGTCCTGCTCGCGACGGCCGCCGTGCTCGCGGCGGCCGGCTGCGGCACCACCGCGGCTCCCGCGGCCCCGCCGCCCGCGGCCGTGCCGTCTACCGCCGTGCCGTCTACCGCCGTGCCGTCTACCGCTCCGCCCTCTGCCGCCGCGCCGTCCGCTCCGGGGCCGGCGGGCGGGGCAGCGGCCGTCACGGTGCCCGCGTCACTGACGTTCACGGGCCGGACCCTCGACGGCAAGCCGTTCGACGCCGCCACCCTGGCGGGCAAGCCCACGATCCTGTGGTTCTGGGCGCCGTGGTGCGCGACCTGCGCCAGCCAGGCCATGTCCATCGCCGACGTCCGCGAGGAGTACGGCGACCGCCTCAACATCCTGGGCATCGCCGGCATGGGCGGCAACAAAGAGATGCACGAGTTCGTCTCCGACCTCGAGGTGGGCTCCGTGCCCCACCTCGACGACGAGCCCGGCGAACTCTGGAAGAAGTTCGGCATCACCGAGCAGAGCACGTACGTGATCATCGACCGAACCGGCCGAACCGTCGTCTCCGGCTACCTCGACGATCTGCAGCTGACGTCGAAGGTCAAGGCTCTGGTGGCCTGAGCTGTGGAGGCGCCGCTGCTGCTCGCGCTCACGGCCGGGATGCTCGGTGCCGTCAACCCGTGCGGCTTCGCGCTGCTGCCGGCGTACCTGTCCGTCCTGATGGCCTCGGACGACGGCGGGCCGAACCGGCCGCGCGCGGGTCTCGCCGCCCTGCGCCGGGCCCTGGGCTGCACGGCCGCGCTGACGCTGGGCTACGTCACGG is a genomic window containing:
- a CDS encoding TlpA family protein disulfide reductase, encoding MRVRVLLATAAVLAAAGCGTTAAPAAPPPAAVPSTAVPSTAVPSTAPPSAAAPSAPGPAGGAAAVTVPASLTFTGRTLDGKPFDAATLAGKPTILWFWAPWCATCASQAMSIADVREEYGDRLNILGIAGMGGNKEMHEFVSDLEVGSVPHLDDEPGELWKKFGITEQSTYVIIDRTGRTVVSGYLDDLQLTSKVKALVA